One genomic segment of Candidatus Omnitrophota bacterium includes these proteins:
- a CDS encoding HAD-IIIA family hydrolase: MIRVVLLDRDGVINVSPPDQGYVCSPGELHLVEGSPEAIAKLNRAGIKVGVVSNQAGVERGILSEEDLARVTERLHEELGQAGAHLDALEYCKVYDDSDPRRKPNPGMLLEVMERLGAEACEAVMVGDSLRDIRAGKSAGCRTVLVLTGEVRSEKQIGDWDDPPDAVCRSLSQFVDELLEGTCAF; encoded by the coding sequence ATGATTCGAGTAGTCTTGTTGGACCGCGACGGGGTCATCAATGTGTCTCCGCCGGACCAAGGTTATGTGTGCAGTCCCGGGGAACTCCATCTTGTTGAAGGTTCGCCGGAGGCCATTGCCAAGCTCAATCGGGCAGGAATCAAGGTGGGGGTGGTTTCCAATCAGGCAGGCGTGGAGCGCGGGATTCTCAGTGAAGAGGACTTGGCGCGCGTGACTGAGCGCTTGCACGAGGAATTGGGCCAGGCTGGTGCGCATCTGGATGCGCTCGAGTACTGCAAGGTTTACGATGACAGTGACCCCCGTCGCAAACCCAATCCGGGGATGCTGCTGGAGGTCATGGAACGCCTGGGAGCGGAGGCCTGTGAGGCTGTGATGGTGGGTGATTCTCTCCGGGATATCCGCGCGGGAAAGAGTGCGGGTTGCCGCACGGTATTAGTTCTAACCGGGGAGGTCCGGTCTGAGAAGCAGATTGGGGATTGGGACGATCCTCCGGATGCGGTCTGCCGGTCTTTGAGTCAGTTTGTGGACGAGTTGCTGGAGGGTACATGCGCGTTCTGA
- the priA gene encoding primosomal protein N', with protein MSAAVQWVSVAVGIPSRRVFTYSVPEALCDQVQVGCRVRVRLHNRRVLGYVVGRVVSKPSYPVKPFDALLEPQPLLPHSYLRLTRWLAAHCGCGWGESIETGLPQTLRTLRSLAWPEPPNPVQSAELAPKPRLLQIDQRAERWQHYVRAMRATAKAGRAALLLLPEVKLLERMRAFLTSEAPELLETCEVLHGGMSLPQRRETWLRLRTRPCSLVMGLRSAVLAPICGLGLIVIEDEANGNYQGEEGPRFHARTVALARARIESVPLILGAGSVSVESYYRARRKQYELVEKPRELPAVSIVDMRGARAGVGRLSPALVAALENAVQRQEQSLLLVNRRGFAGHAGCQKCGHRMECPRCAVLLTYHYSEKRLICHHCAHQEGVPERCPECDSDYVRFRGLGTEKVESELRRWLPEFRVARLDVDVLRRKGAMEELRSRFERGEIDVLLGTQLLLGEIHSPRLTLAAVLSLESWLNWPDFRAAERSFHMLDVVRAQLAVNGNSKVLIQTYSPDQPLLKHVQAWDFLGYYREELETRRALGLPPAGYQVSMQLRGKVEKRVESVAEALYENLSAREELAGGLGEPHPGRPAKVRDAYRWELVLRGRRVFTLQNAIAAAWAQVKKTGVHLSILTEP; from the coding sequence GTGAGTGCGGCTGTGCAGTGGGTTAGTGTGGCAGTGGGCATTCCCTCCCGCCGTGTCTTCACGTATTCGGTTCCCGAGGCTTTGTGCGATCAGGTGCAAGTGGGATGCCGCGTGCGCGTGCGGTTGCACAATCGCCGCGTGCTCGGTTATGTGGTGGGCCGGGTTGTTTCCAAGCCTTCTTATCCGGTCAAACCCTTCGATGCGCTGCTTGAGCCGCAGCCTTTGCTCCCGCACAGCTATTTGCGATTGACGCGTTGGCTGGCGGCGCACTGCGGGTGCGGGTGGGGGGAGTCCATTGAAACCGGTTTGCCTCAGACTCTGCGCACGCTGCGTTCTTTGGCGTGGCCGGAGCCGCCCAACCCCGTCCAATCCGCGGAACTTGCCCCCAAACCCAGACTCCTGCAAATAGACCAGCGCGCTGAGCGTTGGCAGCATTATGTCCGGGCCATGCGCGCCACAGCAAAGGCGGGGCGTGCCGCGCTTCTGCTCTTGCCTGAAGTCAAACTTCTGGAGCGCATGCGCGCATTCCTAACATCAGAGGCGCCTGAGCTTCTCGAAACCTGTGAAGTGTTGCACGGGGGGATGAGTTTGCCCCAGCGCCGGGAGACTTGGCTGCGTTTGAGGACGCGCCCCTGTTCGCTGGTTATGGGTCTGCGTTCGGCAGTGCTCGCGCCTATCTGCGGGCTCGGGTTGATTGTGATCGAGGATGAGGCGAACGGGAATTATCAGGGGGAAGAGGGGCCGCGCTTTCACGCCCGCACTGTGGCTTTGGCGCGGGCGCGTATTGAAAGCGTGCCGCTTATCTTGGGTGCGGGTTCGGTTTCTGTCGAGAGCTACTATCGCGCCCGGCGCAAGCAATACGAATTGGTTGAAAAGCCCCGCGAATTACCCGCAGTTTCTATTGTGGACATGCGCGGCGCGCGGGCCGGGGTGGGGCGTTTGTCTCCGGCTCTGGTGGCCGCTTTGGAAAATGCCGTCCAGCGGCAAGAACAGTCCTTACTGTTGGTCAATCGCAGGGGTTTTGCGGGTCATGCGGGTTGCCAGAAGTGCGGGCACCGGATGGAGTGCCCGCGATGTGCCGTGCTTCTGACCTATCACTACAGCGAAAAGAGACTGATCTGTCACCATTGCGCCCATCAGGAGGGTGTGCCGGAACGCTGTCCGGAATGTGATTCGGACTATGTGCGCTTTAGAGGGCTTGGCACGGAAAAGGTGGAGAGCGAGTTGCGGCGTTGGCTTCCGGAGTTTCGCGTGGCGCGATTGGATGTGGATGTGCTCCGCCGCAAAGGCGCGATGGAGGAGCTGCGCTCGCGATTTGAAAGGGGAGAAATCGATGTGCTGCTCGGCACGCAGCTTTTGCTGGGGGAAATTCATTCCCCGCGGTTGACCTTGGCTGCGGTGCTCTCTTTGGAATCTTGGCTGAACTGGCCGGATTTCCGGGCTGCGGAGCGCAGCTTTCATATGCTCGATGTGGTGCGCGCGCAGTTGGCTGTGAACGGGAATTCCAAGGTCCTGATCCAGACCTATTCCCCGGATCAACCCTTGCTCAAGCATGTGCAGGCATGGGATTTTTTGGGCTATTACCGCGAGGAACTGGAAACAAGACGGGCTTTGGGGCTGCCGCCTGCGGGGTATCAGGTTTCCATGCAGTTGCGGGGCAAAGTGGAAAAACGGGTTGAGAGCGTGGCTGAGGCTTTGTACGAAAATTTGAGCGCGCGTGAGGAGCTGGCTGGGGGCTTAGGGGAGCCGCACCCGGGCCGGCCCGCCAAGGTGCGTGATGCCTATCGCTGGGAGCTTGTGCTGCGCGGCCGCCGGGTATTTACCCTCCAAAACGCCATTGCCGCTGCCTGGGCCCAAGTCAAAAAAACCGGCGTCCACCTCTCTATCCTTACGGAGCCCTAA
- a CDS encoding dTDP-glucose 4,6-dehydratase, whose amino-acid sequence MRKLLVTGGAGFIGSNLVKYLIDKYPSDQIVVLDALTYAGNLDNLPPPIWDNDRFSFHRTDIRNRDKVQEILTDVDVVFHLAAETHVDNSIYNTDDFVDTDVKGTQVLLDAVRKFPVERFVHISTSEVYGTLLSDPMDEEHPLKPRSPYASAKTGADRLAYSYVATFDLPVVIIRPFNNYGPNQHIEKLIPCFTTHALQDKQLPMQGDGSSSRDWLYVEDTCRGLAAAMEADLKAVKGEVFNLATNRDESVIEIGKLIVAELGKSESLIETVPDRPGQVDRHKGSFEKAKSILKWEPAISFEQGLKRTVQWYVENESWWRNNRVAVRAEAL is encoded by the coding sequence ATGCGTAAGTTATTAGTTACAGGGGGAGCGGGTTTTATCGGGTCGAATCTGGTCAAGTACTTGATCGATAAGTATCCATCGGATCAGATTGTGGTCTTGGACGCGTTGACCTATGCGGGCAATCTGGATAATTTGCCCCCTCCGATTTGGGATAATGACCGTTTTAGCTTTCACCGGACAGATATCCGGAATCGCGATAAGGTGCAGGAAATCCTCACGGACGTGGACGTGGTGTTTCACTTGGCCGCGGAAACCCACGTGGATAACTCGATTTACAATACAGATGATTTTGTGGATACGGATGTCAAGGGGACGCAGGTTTTGCTCGACGCGGTGAGAAAGTTTCCGGTGGAGCGCTTCGTTCATATCTCCACCTCGGAAGTCTACGGAACACTCCTGTCGGATCCGATGGATGAAGAACATCCCCTCAAACCGCGGAGCCCTTATGCCAGTGCCAAGACCGGTGCGGACCGGTTGGCCTATTCTTATGTGGCGACATTTGATTTGCCCGTTGTGATTATCCGGCCCTTTAACAATTACGGCCCCAATCAGCACATTGAAAAACTGATCCCGTGTTTTACCACACATGCTCTGCAGGACAAACAGCTTCCGATGCAGGGAGACGGAAGCAGCTCCAGGGACTGGCTCTATGTGGAGGATACCTGCCGCGGCCTGGCTGCGGCCATGGAAGCGGATCTCAAAGCCGTGAAGGGTGAGGTGTTTAACCTGGCAACAAATCGAGACGAATCTGTTATTGAGATCGGAAAATTGATTGTGGCGGAATTGGGCAAAAGCGAATCGCTCATCGAGACGGTTCCGGACCGGCCCGGCCAGGTGGATCGCCACAAAGGGAGCTTTGAAAAGGCGAAATCGATCTTGAAATGGGAACCGGCGATTTCCTTTGAACAGGGGCTCAAGCGCACAGTCCAATGGTATGTTGAAAACGAAAGCTGGTGGAGGAATAACAGGGTAGCGGTTCGAGCGGAGGCATTGTGA
- the gap gene encoding type I glyceraldehyde-3-phosphate dehydrogenase, translated as MAIKVGINGFGRIGRNVYRAAMGNKEIEIVAVNDLPLPTETLSHLLKYDSVLGNLDADVKAGENSLSVNGKTVQVLTEKSPADIPWDKYGVEVVIESTGVFTDANKAKDHIKGSVKKVIISAPAKNEDVTIVLGVNEGTYDAQKHNVISNASCTTNCLAPMAKVILDNFGIKSGLMTTIHSYTNDQRILDLAHKDLRRARAAAVSMIPTSTGAAKAIGLVIPQLKGKLDGLAIRVPTPNVSLTDLTVQTEKATSAEEVNAALKKASQGAMGKYLEFCEEPLVSKDFNGNPHSCVVDADLTRVIDGTQVKVLGWYDNEWAYSCRVVDLIQYIFAKQLQAA; from the coding sequence ATGGCAATTAAAGTCGGTATCAATGGTTTTGGCCGTATCGGGCGCAACGTATACCGTGCAGCGATGGGGAATAAGGAAATTGAGATAGTCGCGGTCAATGACCTGCCGCTGCCCACAGAGACTTTGTCCCATCTTCTCAAGTACGATTCCGTGCTCGGAAATCTGGATGCGGATGTGAAGGCAGGCGAGAACAGCCTCAGCGTCAACGGCAAGACCGTCCAGGTTCTCACCGAGAAGTCCCCGGCCGATATCCCGTGGGATAAGTACGGCGTCGAGGTCGTCATTGAGTCCACAGGCGTGTTCACGGACGCCAATAAGGCCAAAGATCATATCAAGGGTTCTGTCAAGAAGGTGATCATTTCGGCCCCGGCCAAGAATGAGGATGTCACGATTGTCCTGGGTGTGAACGAGGGCACCTACGATGCCCAAAAGCACAACGTGATCTCCAATGCCTCCTGTACGACCAACTGCTTGGCCCCGATGGCCAAGGTGATTCTGGATAATTTTGGAATCAAGAGCGGTTTGATGACCACGATTCACTCTTATACCAATGACCAGCGCATCCTGGACCTGGCTCACAAAGATCTGCGCCGGGCGCGTGCCGCCGCGGTCTCCATGATCCCCACGAGCACAGGTGCGGCCAAGGCCATCGGCCTGGTGATTCCGCAGCTCAAGGGCAAGCTCGATGGGTTGGCCATTCGCGTGCCTACCCCGAACGTCTCTCTGACAGATCTCACGGTGCAGACCGAGAAGGCCACGAGCGCGGAAGAGGTCAATGCGGCGCTCAAGAAGGCAAGCCAGGGCGCGATGGGCAAATACCTTGAGTTCTGCGAAGAGCCGCTGGTTTCCAAGGACTTTAACGGGAACCCGCACTCCTGTGTGGTGGATGCCGACCTCACCCGTGTCATCGACGGCACGCAGGTGAAGGTACTCGGCTGGTACGACAACGAGTGGGCCTATTCCTGCCGCGTTGTGGATCTGATCCAGTATATTTTTGCCAAGCAACTTCAAGCTGCGTAG
- a CDS encoding glycosyltransferase family 2 protein, which translates to MKPAGRAALSVVFFVRNEEARIRKALESVSWADERVLIDDASTDGTARIGEELGATVVCCEYSGGKFYERRNFGFQKCKGPWVLLMDPDEIVSPDLRAGIEKVLTHPGEYLGFTFWRENYFLNQRLDHGGWRQKTLRLFHKDRGGDPTGLLHQGIEVNGPVGHIESAIAHYPFEPLSDFFTKQNLYTDCEALEMLERHRAQGQRFVLKQARRRPLKVFTKMAIKKGGWRDGARGWILAGIYGWIEFLRWVKCWELMQNEARS; encoded by the coding sequence ATGAAACCTGCCGGCCGTGCCGCTCTTTCGGTGGTCTTCTTTGTGCGCAATGAAGAGGCGCGGATCCGGAAGGCCTTGGAGAGCGTGTCCTGGGCGGATGAGCGGGTGCTTATTGATGACGCCAGTACGGATGGAACTGCTCGAATCGGTGAAGAGCTGGGCGCCACAGTGGTGTGCTGTGAATATTCCGGAGGCAAATTTTACGAGCGCCGGAATTTTGGATTTCAGAAATGCAAGGGGCCCTGGGTCCTTTTAATGGACCCGGATGAAATCGTTTCCCCGGATTTGCGCGCCGGGATCGAAAAAGTCTTGACCCATCCGGGAGAGTATCTGGGGTTTACCTTTTGGCGCGAGAACTATTTTCTGAACCAGCGTCTGGATCACGGAGGCTGGCGCCAGAAGACTTTGCGACTCTTCCATAAGGACCGCGGAGGCGACCCCACCGGCCTTTTGCATCAGGGGATTGAAGTCAACGGTCCGGTCGGCCATATTGAATCGGCCATAGCCCACTATCCCTTTGAACCTCTCTCTGACTTTTTTACGAAGCAAAATCTCTATACAGATTGTGAGGCCCTGGAAATGCTCGAGCGTCACCGTGCTCAAGGGCAGCGCTTTGTTTTGAAGCAAGCCCGGCGGCGGCCTCTGAAAGTGTTCACCAAGATGGCCATCAAGAAGGGCGGTTGGCGCGACGGGGCGCGCGGGTGGATCTTGGCCGGCATCTATGGATGGATTGAATTTTTGCGCTGGGTCAAGTGCTGGGAGCTGATGCAGAACGAGGCCCGCTCATGA
- a CDS encoding triose-phosphate isomerase, whose amino-acid sequence MRKTIIAGNWKMYKTVAEGVKLSKGIADAITESLPVEVLVCPPFTSLSAVGEAIKGTSVCLGAQNLYWEREGAFTGEVSPVMIKDVGCEYVILGHSERRHIFGETNEGINRKTKAALTAGLKPIICVGETLQEREANKTLDVVRRQITESCQGLSKEEISRSVIAYEPVWAIGTGVTASPEQAQEVHQAIRQICTQIWDEATAANLTILYGGSVKPGNIKELSAAPDIDGALVGGASLKVEDFVGIIQGAAETVSSTLNS is encoded by the coding sequence ATGAGAAAAACGATTATTGCGGGTAATTGGAAGATGTACAAGACTGTGGCCGAGGGCGTGAAACTCAGCAAGGGGATTGCGGACGCGATTACGGAATCCCTGCCCGTGGAGGTTTTGGTATGCCCTCCGTTTACGTCCCTGAGTGCAGTGGGCGAGGCCATTAAGGGAACGTCTGTTTGTCTCGGCGCCCAAAATCTATATTGGGAGCGCGAAGGCGCCTTTACCGGCGAAGTGAGCCCGGTCATGATCAAGGATGTGGGTTGCGAGTATGTGATTCTCGGCCATTCGGAGCGCCGTCATATTTTTGGGGAGACCAACGAGGGCATTAACCGCAAGACGAAGGCCGCTCTCACGGCCGGGCTCAAACCGATCATTTGCGTAGGAGAGACCCTGCAGGAGCGTGAAGCGAATAAGACTCTGGATGTGGTGCGCCGGCAGATTACCGAGAGCTGCCAGGGCCTCTCCAAAGAAGAAATCAGCCGGAGCGTCATTGCGTATGAACCTGTTTGGGCCATTGGGACTGGTGTGACCGCCAGCCCGGAGCAGGCCCAGGAAGTGCACCAGGCCATCCGTCAAATCTGTACGCAGATTTGGGACGAGGCCACGGCAGCGAACCTGACCATCCTCTACGGAGGGAGCGTGAAGCCGGGCAATATCAAGGAGCTATCAGCGGCCCCGGATATTGACGGCGCGTTGGTCGGCGGCGCAAGCCTGAAAGTCGAGGATTTTGTGGGCATTATTCAAGGCGCTGCAGAAACCGTGTCCTCGACTCTGAACAGCTGA
- the secG gene encoding preprotein translocase subunit SecG — protein MAIVLIVFHVVACIMLITMILFQAGRGGVADVFGGGAGQQFFGTQTADLLMKLTTGFAVTFILTSAGLTFLSARGSKSLMERAVQASATAIPAVPEAAATDASVDKTLAELAETTEEATAAAAATMETVDSAAGEVQQLVVESTEAAEAQATAAQQALETAVFETQDAAAPVAAQAEAAVQESVPVKPEAGATP, from the coding sequence ATGGCAATTGTCTTAATAGTCTTTCATGTAGTGGCCTGCATTATGCTCATCACCATGATTTTGTTTCAGGCAGGGCGCGGCGGGGTGGCGGATGTGTTCGGAGGCGGAGCCGGCCAGCAGTTTTTTGGCACACAGACCGCAGATCTGCTTATGAAGCTCACGACCGGCTTTGCTGTTACCTTTATTCTTACGAGTGCGGGTTTGACCTTCTTGAGTGCGCGCGGCTCCAAGTCTTTGATGGAACGCGCAGTTCAGGCGTCTGCAACCGCGATTCCGGCAGTGCCTGAGGCCGCAGCTACAGATGCGAGTGTGGACAAGACCCTGGCTGAGCTTGCCGAAACAACAGAAGAGGCCACTGCTGCAGCCGCGGCAACCATGGAGACGGTGGATTCCGCAGCCGGGGAAGTGCAGCAGCTTGTGGTGGAAAGCACAGAGGCGGCGGAGGCCCAGGCAACAGCAGCTCAGCAGGCTCTTGAGACAGCTGTGTTTGAGACTCAGGACGCCGCAGCCCCGGTGGCCGCTCAGGCTGAGGCTGCCGTGCAGGAATCCGTTCCCGTGAAACCCGAAGCAGGGGCCACACCTTAA
- a CDS encoding phosphoglycerate kinase, which produces MTSPSIKTVKEVELKSARVIMRVDFNVPLNDAGEITDDTRIRAALPTIKYVLEQGASAVLMSHLGRPKGKVAEAMRLAPVAARLEKLLGAAVTMAPDCVGPEVEKLASDLAPGQVLLLENLRFHKEETDNDPEFAKKLAALGTLYVNDAFGTAHRAHASTEGVAHYLPAVSGFLLQKEVETLQRLLENPERPFAAVLGGAKVSDKIGVLQKLTEVVDTLVIGGGMAYTFLHCQGRKIGISIFQPEQVEIARQILKSAEARGVKILLPTDHLIAQEMKIGAVTQIADADIPDGWGGFDIGPMTISLFTKELLKSKTVFWNGPMGAFEIPEFANGTKAVAACLADSGAYVVVGGGDSVAAVNQMGAAGKMGHISTGGGASLEMMEGIDLPGIAALRQSSVGVS; this is translated from the coding sequence ATGACGAGTCCCAGTATTAAGACCGTCAAAGAGGTGGAACTGAAGTCTGCCCGCGTGATTATGCGGGTGGACTTCAATGTTCCGCTCAATGACGCGGGTGAGATCACGGACGACACCCGGATTCGGGCTGCACTGCCCACAATTAAGTACGTGTTGGAGCAGGGTGCCTCCGCGGTGTTGATGAGCCATTTGGGCCGGCCCAAGGGAAAGGTGGCCGAAGCCATGAGACTCGCGCCTGTGGCTGCCCGGCTTGAGAAGCTTTTAGGTGCGGCGGTCACGATGGCGCCGGATTGCGTGGGGCCGGAGGTTGAAAAGCTTGCCTCTGATTTGGCTCCGGGACAGGTGCTTCTCCTGGAGAATCTGCGCTTCCATAAGGAAGAGACGGACAATGACCCGGAATTCGCCAAGAAGCTTGCCGCGCTGGGGACTCTCTATGTGAATGATGCCTTTGGGACCGCCCATCGCGCCCACGCCTCCACCGAAGGGGTGGCGCACTATCTGCCGGCAGTCTCGGGATTTTTGCTGCAAAAGGAAGTGGAAACGCTGCAGCGTCTTCTGGAAAATCCGGAACGGCCCTTTGCGGCGGTTTTGGGCGGGGCTAAGGTCTCAGATAAAATCGGTGTGCTGCAGAAGCTCACGGAAGTCGTCGATACCTTGGTGATCGGCGGCGGGATGGCCTATACCTTCTTGCACTGCCAAGGCCGCAAAATCGGGATTTCGATTTTTCAGCCGGAGCAGGTGGAAATTGCCCGGCAGATTCTCAAGTCCGCCGAAGCGCGGGGCGTCAAGATTCTGTTGCCGACGGACCATCTTATTGCCCAGGAAATGAAGATCGGGGCAGTGACGCAGATTGCGGACGCAGATATCCCGGACGGGTGGGGCGGCTTTGATATCGGCCCCATGACAATTTCGCTCTTTACAAAGGAACTGCTCAAATCCAAGACGGTTTTTTGGAACGGCCCCATGGGTGCGTTTGAGATTCCTGAGTTTGCCAACGGCACCAAAGCCGTGGCGGCGTGTTTGGCGGATTCCGGCGCCTATGTTGTGGTCGGCGGCGGGGACAGTGTGGCGGCGGTCAATCAGATGGGCGCAGCCGGGAAAATGGGACATATTTCGACGGGCGGCGGCGCTTCCTTGGAGATGATGGAAGGCATAGACCTGCCCGGCATAGCGGCCTTGCGCCAGAGTTCGGTAGGAGTGTCATGA
- a CDS encoding methionyl-tRNA formyltransferase, producing MNIVFFGTSAFAVPILEALIDSEHRPAAVVTRPDSSQGRGQQLKASAVASVAEAHGVRVLKPEDVRSGFFLAEYQSLKPGLAVVAAFGGILSKEVLEVASVENLNVHPSLLPRHRGASPLQRTILEGDSLTGVSLALVTSRVDAGPVLLQEEDQVLPTDTAASLGERLARLGVGSLFRVLRDLDSFLGRAVEQDEAQATYAPKLSKAEGQVNWAEPAGLIERRIRAYQPWPRAYSVLDGRRLVLLRSELCAESGAPGTVLAADPKQGLVVAAGKASLRILELQPEGKRPMPAEAWLAAHSLAVGLTFS from the coding sequence ATGAATATTGTATTTTTTGGAACATCTGCCTTTGCCGTGCCGATTCTCGAGGCCTTGATTGATTCCGAGCACCGGCCTGCGGCAGTGGTTACCCGTCCGGATAGTTCGCAGGGACGCGGACAACAACTCAAGGCTTCTGCCGTGGCAAGCGTGGCCGAAGCCCACGGGGTGCGTGTCCTCAAACCCGAGGACGTGCGTTCCGGTTTTTTTCTGGCCGAATATCAGAGCCTCAAACCCGGCCTGGCCGTGGTGGCCGCCTTTGGCGGGATTCTCTCCAAGGAAGTGCTTGAAGTCGCGTCCGTCGAAAATCTCAATGTGCACCCTTCGCTTCTGCCCCGGCATCGCGGCGCCTCCCCGCTTCAACGCACAATTTTGGAGGGCGATTCGCTCACCGGGGTGAGCCTGGCCCTGGTTACATCCAGAGTGGATGCAGGACCGGTTTTGCTCCAAGAAGAAGATCAGGTTTTGCCCACGGACACAGCTGCGAGTCTGGGGGAGCGCTTGGCGCGCTTGGGCGTCGGCAGCTTGTTTAGGGTGCTGCGCGATCTGGACTCCTTCTTGGGCCGGGCTGTGGAACAGGACGAGGCGCAGGCCACCTACGCGCCCAAGCTCTCCAAGGCCGAGGGCCAGGTCAATTGGGCTGAACCTGCGGGGCTCATCGAGCGCCGGATCCGGGCCTATCAGCCCTGGCCCAGGGCCTATAGCGTGTTGGATGGCCGCCGGCTGGTGCTGTTGCGCTCTGAGCTCTGCGCGGAATCCGGGGCCCCGGGCACAGTTCTGGCTGCAGATCCCAAACAGGGCCTGGTTGTGGCCGCAGGAAAAGCGAGCCTGCGGATCCTGGAGCTCCAGCCTGAAGGCAAGCGGCCCATGCCTGCAGAGGCCTGGCTGGCTGCCCATTCCCTGGCTGTGGGCCTTACCTTTTCTTAA
- a CDS encoding uracil-DNA glycosylase — translation MAASTQRKEDIFDMAIRLLDAECGTGITDIVVPVQTKGSESPNGVAKGYPNLEVLNQEVLSCQRCALYKGRTHAVPGEGSPRAKLMFIGEGPGAEEDRTGRPFVGRAGQLLDRMIAAMGLSREQVYIANVVKCRPPNNRVPAPEEIISCLPYLWSQIDLIQPEVLCLLGRTATTGVLKEDLPLRQTRGRWFEVRGRRARVSFHPAYLLRNPEQKREAWEDLKSVMAELGLSVPQK, via the coding sequence ATGGCAGCATCCACGCAGAGAAAAGAAGATATCTTCGATATGGCGATTCGTCTTTTAGACGCGGAATGCGGCACAGGGATCACGGACATTGTTGTCCCGGTTCAAACAAAAGGGAGCGAATCCCCGAATGGGGTTGCAAAGGGGTATCCCAACCTGGAGGTCTTGAATCAGGAAGTGCTTTCCTGTCAGCGTTGCGCACTCTACAAGGGCCGCACTCATGCCGTGCCCGGAGAGGGCAGTCCCCGCGCCAAACTGATGTTTATCGGCGAGGGCCCGGGTGCGGAGGAGGATCGCACAGGCCGGCCTTTTGTGGGGCGGGCCGGGCAACTCCTGGACCGCATGATTGCGGCCATGGGGCTTTCCCGGGAGCAGGTCTATATTGCCAATGTGGTCAAGTGCCGGCCTCCCAACAACCGGGTTCCTGCGCCGGAGGAGATTATTTCCTGTCTTCCCTACCTGTGGTCTCAGATTGATCTGATCCAGCCGGAGGTTCTTTGTTTGCTTGGGCGTACCGCGACCACCGGTGTGCTTAAAGAGGATTTGCCTTTACGCCAAACGCGGGGCCGTTGGTTTGAAGTGCGCGGCCGGCGCGCGCGAGTCAGCTTTCATCCGGCCTATCTCCTGCGCAACCCCGAGCAAAAGCGCGAGGCCTGGGAGGACCTCAAGTCCGTGATGGCAGAGCTTGGGCTGTCTGTTCCGCAGAAGTGA
- a CDS encoding acetyltransferase, translating into MDLSGKRVLVVGAGGHARVILDILEQRNAEIRGCLDDDPLKEGRPFAGTMVLGPTSRMQEMRKAEPGLSIIIAIGDNSVRRELFVNAREMGYEFVRAVHPSVVQAPSVKIGVGAMVCAGVVLNPGVEIGNNAIVNTASSVDHDSKVGAHAHICPGVHTGGHVAIAELAFVGLGSSVLPRIRIGTGCIVGAGSVVIRDVPDGATAYGVPGRIRCGVVT; encoded by the coding sequence ATGGACTTAAGTGGAAAGCGTGTTCTGGTTGTAGGCGCCGGCGGGCATGCGCGGGTGATTCTGGATATTCTGGAGCAAAGGAACGCAGAGATTCGCGGCTGTCTGGACGACGATCCTTTAAAGGAAGGCCGGCCGTTTGCAGGAACAATGGTTTTGGGCCCCACAAGCCGTATGCAAGAAATGCGCAAGGCTGAACCCGGTCTGAGTATCATCATCGCAATTGGGGATAATTCGGTGAGGCGCGAGCTTTTTGTCAATGCCCGTGAGATGGGGTATGAGTTTGTGAGGGCAGTACACCCTTCGGTGGTGCAAGCACCTTCCGTGAAAATCGGAGTGGGTGCCATGGTTTGCGCGGGTGTGGTTTTAAATCCGGGCGTGGAGATCGGTAATAACGCAATTGTCAACACGGCATCCTCTGTGGATCATGATTCCAAAGTAGGGGCTCATGCGCACATCTGTCCGGGCGTGCATACCGGAGGACATGTGGCGATCGCCGAACTCGCTTTTGTGGGGCTGGGGAGTTCGGTGCTTCCGCGGATTCGAATCGGCACGGGTTGTATTGTGGGCGCGGGCTCGGTAGTGATCCGCGATGTCCCGGACGGGGCAACGGCTTATGGCGTGCCCGGCAGGATACGATGCGGGGTGGTGACCTGA